One Peribacillus simplex NBRC 15720 = DSM 1321 genomic region harbors:
- a CDS encoding acyl-CoA dehydrogenase family protein, with the protein MNFELTEEQQSVKKVVRKFVDKEIIPYIQEWDRQGQFQPHILKRLAELQLMGVCIPEEYGGVGMDYNTLAIVCEELERGDTAYRTAVSVHTGLNSMTLLQWGTEEQKQKYLVPQAKGTKIGAFGLTEPNAGSDVAAMKTTAKRVGDHYILNGSKTWISLCDYADHFLIFAKTDHDAGSRGITAFIVERTFEGVESKAIKGKLGIRAGNTGEIFLTDVKVPVENRLGEEGEGFKISMSALDSGRFTVAAGAVGLIEASLEASLKYCHERSTFGKEIGRHQLVQQMIAKMTANLEISRLLVFKAGTLKNQGKRNTKETSLAKWISCNAANEAANDAVQIHGAYGYSDEYPVERFLRNSKAPVIYEGTREIHTVMQGEYTLGYRQDKELRKQLPAWPFEQVSVH; encoded by the coding sequence ATGAATTTCGAATTAACAGAAGAGCAGCAAAGTGTGAAGAAAGTGGTAAGGAAATTTGTGGATAAGGAAATTATCCCATATATTCAAGAGTGGGATAGGCAAGGTCAATTCCAGCCACATATTTTAAAAAGGTTAGCGGAATTGCAGTTGATGGGCGTTTGTATACCCGAAGAGTATGGTGGAGTCGGAATGGATTATAATACCCTGGCCATCGTCTGTGAAGAGCTGGAGCGAGGCGATACGGCTTACCGAACTGCAGTTTCTGTACATACAGGGTTGAATAGCATGACCCTGCTGCAATGGGGGACGGAAGAACAAAAACAGAAATATTTAGTTCCCCAGGCAAAAGGGACCAAAATTGGCGCTTTTGGACTGACTGAACCGAATGCAGGGTCTGACGTTGCGGCAATGAAAACAACGGCAAAACGTGTTGGGGACCATTATATCTTGAACGGATCTAAAACATGGATTTCGCTCTGTGATTATGCAGATCATTTCCTCATTTTCGCCAAGACTGATCATGATGCCGGTTCAAGGGGAATCACTGCTTTTATTGTGGAACGGACTTTTGAGGGAGTGGAGTCGAAAGCCATTAAAGGGAAATTGGGTATTCGCGCCGGAAATACAGGTGAAATCTTTTTAACGGATGTAAAAGTTCCGGTGGAGAATAGGCTTGGTGAAGAAGGAGAAGGCTTTAAAATTTCCATGTCGGCATTGGACAGCGGCCGGTTTACAGTTGCCGCAGGTGCTGTAGGATTAATAGAAGCAAGCCTGGAAGCAAGCTTGAAGTATTGCCATGAACGAAGTACCTTCGGAAAAGAGATTGGCAGGCATCAGCTCGTTCAACAGATGATTGCCAAGATGACCGCAAATTTAGAGATTTCAAGATTGCTGGTCTTTAAAGCGGGTACCTTAAAAAATCAAGGAAAAAGGAATACGAAGGAAACATCACTTGCCAAGTGGATATCATGTAATGCTGCTAACGAAGCGGCCAATGATGCTGTTCAAATTCATGGTGCCTATGGCTACTCGGATGAATATCCAGTCGAACGTTTTCTGCGGAATTCAAAAGCACCGGTCATTTACGAAGGAACCCGTGAGATTCATACTGTAATGCAGGGTGAATACACACTTGGCTACAGACAAGATAAAGAGCTTCGTAAGCAATTGCCTGCATGGC
- a CDS encoding CaiB/BaiF CoA transferase family protein, with protein MNGALEGVRIIDVSRVLAGPFCSMILGDLGADVIKIEHHESGDETRGWGPPFAQGESAYYLCANRNKQSMTLNLKSEQGKEIFRKLVGSGDILIQNFKTGTLEKMGLGYENLKECNPKLIMASITGFGLTGPYKDLPGYDYIIQAMSGLMSITGEKDGSPVKVGVAIADILTGLYTCIGILSALHHRDRAGEGQEIDISLMDCQVSSLVNVASNYLFSGLTPERMGNQHPNIVPYQTFRTSDGELVVAVGNDDQFRRFSTVIGRPDLAEQEQFKQNEKRLLNKEELIPIIEDSLSGKTKKQWKRLFDDAGIPNGPINDIAEMFEDPQIIARGMLVNMEHPTIEDLRVTGSPLNLSKTPVTMRKHPPLYGEHTDSILAEIGYRPDQISKFKENKII; from the coding sequence ATGAATGGAGCTTTGGAAGGAGTCAGGATTATCGATGTATCCCGTGTATTGGCGGGGCCGTTTTGTTCAATGATCCTCGGTGATTTGGGTGCCGATGTAATTAAAATCGAGCATCATGAGTCAGGTGATGAAACGAGAGGATGGGGTCCGCCATTCGCCCAAGGAGAAAGCGCTTACTATTTATGTGCCAATCGAAATAAGCAAAGCATGACCTTGAATTTAAAGTCGGAACAAGGGAAAGAGATTTTCCGGAAGTTAGTGGGTTCAGGAGATATATTGATTCAAAATTTCAAGACGGGTACATTGGAAAAAATGGGGTTAGGTTATGAAAATTTAAAGGAATGTAACCCCAAACTGATCATGGCCTCGATTACGGGATTTGGTTTAACCGGTCCTTATAAAGATTTACCTGGCTATGATTATATCATTCAAGCGATGAGTGGTTTGATGAGCATCACAGGAGAAAAAGATGGGAGTCCGGTGAAAGTCGGAGTGGCCATAGCTGACATATTGACTGGCTTGTATACTTGCATTGGCATTTTATCCGCTTTACATCATAGGGATAGAGCGGGGGAAGGACAGGAAATTGATATTTCATTAATGGATTGTCAGGTCTCTTCATTGGTGAATGTCGCCAGCAACTACTTATTCAGTGGCTTGACCCCTGAACGGATGGGAAACCAACATCCCAATATCGTTCCATACCAGACGTTCCGGACAAGCGATGGAGAGCTTGTTGTGGCAGTAGGAAATGATGATCAGTTCAGGAGATTTTCAACCGTTATAGGCAGACCTGATTTAGCCGAGCAGGAACAGTTTAAGCAAAATGAAAAACGTTTGCTTAACAAGGAAGAATTAATACCGATAATAGAGGATTCGTTGAGCGGAAAGACAAAGAAACAATGGAAAAGGCTGTTTGATGATGCAGGGATACCCAATGGTCCGATTAATGATATCGCAGAGATGTTCGAGGATCCACAAATTATCGCAAGAGGCATGTTGGTGAACATGGAACATCCTACAATCGAAGATCTTAGAGTGACGGGGTCGCCCCTGAACCTTTCAAAAACGCCGGTTACGATGAGAAAGCATCCGCCGCTCTATGGTGAGCATACCGACTCCATTTTGGCGGAAATTGGATATAGACCAGACCAAATAAGCAAATTCAAGGAAAATAAAATTATTTAG
- a CDS encoding DHH family phosphoesterase, whose product MDNKKAEIIKAIKKYHTIIIHRHVNPDPDALGSQIGLKKLLKHSYPSKEVYAVGEEMDKLLFIGDMDVISDNKYKGALVIVCDTANISRISDSRFDHGDMLIKIDHHPDYEQFGDLSWVDPSYSSASEMLVDLFLEFPEGFIMNKEAAKSFYAGILSDTGNFMNGNTTPRTLKIVSHLRTYNIQPERIHNNLNVKAKNASRLQKDILMSFKVTDKGVAYFIITEDLLKMYGVDRLEASNLVNTLSSVRGNKIWAFFIEYPSETRVRIRSRNIPIASVARQFNGGGHSLASGATIHSWEEVDQVIQALDQACP is encoded by the coding sequence ATGGACAATAAAAAAGCGGAAATAATCAAAGCGATTAAGAAATACCACACAATTATCATTCATCGCCATGTTAATCCGGACCCGGATGCATTGGGATCACAAATCGGTTTAAAGAAACTATTGAAGCATTCCTATCCTTCTAAAGAAGTCTATGCGGTAGGCGAGGAAATGGATAAGCTTCTATTCATTGGTGATATGGATGTCATTTCCGATAACAAATACAAAGGTGCCTTAGTGATTGTTTGTGATACTGCCAACATTTCACGGATCAGTGATTCCCGATTTGATCACGGGGACATGCTAATCAAAATTGACCACCACCCCGATTATGAGCAATTTGGTGATCTTTCTTGGGTCGACCCCTCTTATAGCTCTGCCAGTGAAATGCTTGTTGATTTATTCTTGGAATTTCCAGAAGGCTTTATCATGAATAAAGAAGCGGCTAAATCCTTTTATGCAGGAATACTTAGTGATACAGGTAATTTCATGAATGGGAATACCACTCCAAGGACATTAAAAATTGTTTCGCACTTAAGAACTTATAATATTCAGCCAGAAAGAATCCACAACAACCTTAATGTAAAGGCGAAAAACGCTTCCCGACTTCAAAAAGACATTCTCATGAGCTTCAAGGTAACCGATAAAGGGGTAGCTTACTTCATTATTACGGAGGATCTTTTAAAAATGTATGGTGTGGATCGACTCGAAGCTTCGAATTTAGTTAATACGCTATCAAGTGTAAGGGGCAATAAAATCTGGGCTTTCTTCATCGAATATCCTTCTGAAACCCGTGTCAGGATACGTTCACGGAATATACCCATCGCTTCAGTCGCACGTCAATTCAATGGAGGAGGACATTCACTGGCTTCAGGCGCTACCATCCATTCCTGGGAAGAGGTTGATCAAGTTATCCAAGCACTGGATCAAGCCTGTCCATAA
- a CDS encoding aliphatic sulfonate ABC transporter substrate-binding protein, with translation MLKKSFFALILSVLLIGIVSGCTQTSSNDEEGKGSGKKSVKIGYFPNLTHSATIIALEKGFFEEEFGKDVKIETKTVANGGLFMEAMATNAIDVGTVGPGPLLNFYVKNPEYHLISGAVNGGAVLVASEGSKVTDLKDLDGKKVAIPVIGSTQDVMLRKALQDVDLKPTTNGGTVELYAAAPADTTALFVQKSVDAAATQEPWGYVLENQAKGKLVLDWDQFAWGKDSPNTVVAASQKFLDKKGLAASYLKAHEKAVKFIQDNPEESQELVIKHLKELTGKELSKEEVASAFSRLEVTTEVNEQVIQEMADISKEAGYIPTSDIKGMIDLSILEEVSK, from the coding sequence ATGCTGAAAAAATCATTTTTTGCCCTTATTCTGTCTGTATTGTTAATTGGAATAGTAAGCGGATGCACTCAAACCAGCAGTAATGATGAAGAAGGAAAAGGTTCGGGGAAAAAATCCGTGAAAATCGGATATTTTCCTAACTTAACTCACAGTGCAACGATCATTGCACTTGAAAAAGGCTTTTTCGAAGAAGAGTTCGGTAAAGATGTTAAGATTGAAACCAAAACAGTGGCCAATGGCGGATTATTCATGGAAGCAATGGCCACAAACGCCATTGATGTCGGAACGGTCGGACCTGGTCCATTGCTTAACTTTTACGTAAAAAACCCTGAATACCACCTGATCTCCGGGGCTGTTAATGGAGGTGCCGTACTAGTGGCTAGCGAGGGCAGCAAGGTTACGGATTTAAAAGATTTGGACGGTAAAAAGGTAGCGATTCCCGTCATTGGGAGCACACAGGATGTCATGCTTAGGAAGGCCCTTCAAGATGTTGACTTAAAACCGACTACAAATGGGGGGACAGTTGAGCTTTATGCGGCAGCACCTGCTGACACAACCGCCCTTTTTGTCCAAAAGTCCGTCGATGCAGCAGCTACCCAGGAACCATGGGGTTATGTATTGGAAAACCAGGCAAAAGGAAAGTTAGTGCTTGACTGGGATCAATTTGCATGGGGAAAAGATTCACCTAACACGGTAGTGGCTGCAAGCCAGAAGTTCTTGGATAAAAAGGGGCTCGCTGCTTCCTATTTGAAGGCGCATGAAAAAGCGGTGAAATTTATTCAAGACAACCCTGAAGAAAGCCAAGAACTGGTTATTAAGCATTTAAAGGAACTGACTGGTAAAGAATTAAGTAAAGAAGAAGTGGCTTCAGCATTTTCACGCCTTGAAGTGACAACTGAAGTTAATGAGCAAGTCATTCAGGAAATGGCCGACATAAGCAAAGAAGCTGGTTATATCCCTACCAGTGATATAAAAGGCATGATCGATTTATCAATTCTTGAAGAAGTGTCCAAATAA
- a CDS encoding ABC transporter permease, which yields MITALRRIIFIAMIAGIWEVTSRLSSLPEFMFPSLTQVLETLFNGLMSGQITEAIGKSLGRILIGFTIAIIVGLILGYFIWRFKLVEDTLGFVVTALQSIPSIVWFPLAIIWFGLNDFSILFIVTIGATWTMTVNATSGFRNVPQLYQRVAKTYGSTGFHFLRTVILPASVPQIISGLRIAWAFSWRALMAGELLGGGGGLGQLLEMGRSLGQMDLVISVMIIIAIIGTIVDNVVFSRLERNVQLKWGVNQR from the coding sequence TATGGGAAGTCACATCTAGACTTTCCAGTCTTCCGGAGTTCATGTTCCCAAGCCTGACTCAGGTTTTGGAAACTCTTTTTAATGGACTGATGAGCGGACAAATAACCGAAGCGATCGGAAAAAGCCTTGGCCGTATCCTGATCGGCTTTACGATTGCCATTATAGTAGGTCTAATATTAGGATATTTCATTTGGCGCTTTAAATTGGTTGAAGACACTTTAGGATTCGTCGTGACGGCATTACAGTCCATCCCGAGTATCGTCTGGTTCCCTTTAGCGATCATTTGGTTTGGATTGAATGATTTTTCGATTCTCTTTATCGTCACCATCGGCGCAACTTGGACGATGACGGTTAATGCAACCAGTGGATTCCGGAATGTACCCCAGTTGTATCAGCGGGTTGCCAAAACATATGGATCGACAGGATTTCATTTTCTTCGTACCGTGATTTTACCAGCATCCGTCCCGCAAATAATATCCGGTCTGCGGATTGCATGGGCCTTTTCCTGGCGTGCATTGATGGCCGGTGAATTACTTGGCGGGGGAGGCGGTCTTGGACAATTGCTGGAAATGGGCAGATCACTGGGACAAATGGATTTGGTCATCTCCGTGATGATCATAATAGCAATCATAGGAACAATCGTGGATAATGTTGTCTTCTCCCGCCTTGAACGTAATGTTCAACTGAAATGGGGAGTGAATCAACGGTAG